In a single window of the Deltaproteobacteria bacterium genome:
- a CDS encoding dihydrodipicolinate synthase family protein produces MKYSKHDAKDYARANMKGVWAAAMNPFREDFSFDEEGLRRNIRHWVDDLAIQGLFIAGKQGEFFTMSLEERKRNFEIAVEETAGKAGTIMSCSDQNFDTVVELARHAEAVGADYIVVHAPMLHFVTDRDDAVYHYYKAVCDRVDIGIAMWSHPDSGYLMSPELCERVAELPNIVAIKYSVPRPMYADLTRLAGDRLIVSTASEEEWLDNIVELGWQLYLCSSPPYLLQTRNDRRMHEYTQLAFDGQAEKARQVRDSLNPVREALASSRPGGKPHAHQKHWQELLGQVGGTVRPPFLPLTEGEKERTREAFEGCGLQV; encoded by the coding sequence AAGTACTCGAAGCACGACGCCAAGGACTACGCCCGCGCGAACATGAAGGGCGTCTGGGCCGCGGCCATGAACCCCTTCAGGGAGGACTTCTCGTTCGACGAAGAGGGGCTGCGCCGCAACATCCGGCACTGGGTGGACGATCTGGCGATTCAGGGGCTCTTCATCGCGGGCAAGCAGGGAGAGTTCTTCACCATGTCGCTGGAGGAGCGCAAGCGCAACTTCGAGATCGCCGTGGAGGAGACCGCCGGCAAGGCGGGCACCATCATGTCCTGCTCCGACCAGAACTTCGACACCGTGGTGGAGCTGGCGCGCCACGCCGAGGCCGTGGGCGCCGACTACATCGTGGTGCACGCGCCCATGCTGCACTTCGTCACCGACCGGGACGACGCCGTCTACCACTACTACAAGGCGGTGTGCGACCGCGTGGACATCGGCATCGCCATGTGGAGCCACCCGGACTCCGGCTACCTGATGAGCCCGGAGCTGTGCGAGCGCGTGGCGGAGCTGCCCAACATCGTGGCCATCAAGTACTCCGTGCCCCGGCCCATGTACGCCGACCTCACACGGCTCGCCGGCGACCGCCTCATCGTCAGCACCGCCTCCGAGGAGGAATGGCTCGACAACATCGTGGAGCTGGGCTGGCAGCTCTACCTGTGCTCCTCGCCGCCCTACCTGCTCCAGACCAGGAACGACCGGCGCATGCACGAGTACACCCAGCTCGCCTTCGACGGCCAGGCCGAGAAGGCGCGCCAGGTCCGGGACAGCCTCAACCCCGTGCGCGAGGCGCTGGCCTCCAGCCGCCCCGGCGGCAAGCCCCACGCCCACCAGAAACACTGGCAGGAACTCCTGGGGCAGGTCGGCGGCACGGTGCGCCCGCCGTTCCTCCCGCTTACGGAGGGGGAGAAGGAGCGGACGCGGGAGGCGTTCGAGGGGTGCGGGTTGCAGGTGTGA
- a CDS encoding type II toxin-antitoxin system HicB family antitoxin: MRYKIALYQTDEGYSVSAPGLPGCWSQGDTEAEALANIGVAIREYLSVVDDLLEGAEIREVEIPG, translated from the coding sequence ATGAGATACAAGATTGCCCTGTATCAAACCGACGAAGGATACAGTGTGTCAGCACCCGGCCTGCCCGGTTGCTGGTCCCAGGGTGACACGGAGGCAGAGGCGCTGGCCAATATCGGGGTCGCCATTCGGGAGTACCTTAGCGTCGTCGACGACCTGTTGGAGGGGGCCGAGATCCGGGAAGTCGAGATCCCTGGATAA